In Kocuria turfanensis, a single genomic region encodes these proteins:
- the pdxT gene encoding pyridoxal 5'-phosphate synthase glutaminase subunit PdxT produces MSSAPRVGVLALQGGVAEHAAMLQQLGAEAVLVKTAEQLSGLDAIVLPGGESSTMDRLLRLFGLRDPLRDAVLGGLPTLGTCAGLILLSSGIEDPAPGQRTLEVLDVTVARNAFGSQTASEEAVLAWGDDGATVRTAFIRAPVVTRVGEGVTVLARHRGEVVAVASGSVVGISFHPELTGETAVHRHLLSLVAARRALPA; encoded by the coding sequence GTGAGCTCCGCGCCCCGGGTCGGGGTCCTCGCCCTGCAGGGCGGGGTCGCCGAGCACGCCGCGATGCTGCAGCAGCTCGGCGCCGAGGCCGTGCTCGTGAAGACGGCCGAGCAGCTCTCCGGGCTGGACGCGATCGTGCTGCCCGGCGGGGAGTCCTCCACCATGGACCGGCTGCTGCGCCTGTTCGGGCTGCGCGATCCGCTGCGCGACGCCGTGCTCGGCGGCCTGCCGACCCTGGGCACGTGCGCCGGGCTGATCCTGCTCTCCTCCGGCATCGAGGACCCGGCCCCCGGCCAGCGCACCCTCGAGGTCCTGGACGTCACGGTGGCCCGCAACGCCTTCGGCTCCCAGACGGCCTCCGAGGAGGCCGTGCTCGCCTGGGGCGACGACGGGGCCACCGTGCGCACGGCCTTCATCCGCGCCCCCGTGGTGACCCGCGTGGGCGAGGGCGTCACGGTGCTGGCCCGGCACCGCGGCGAGGTGGTCGCGGTGGCCAGCGGCAGCGTCGTGGGCATCTCCTTCCACCCCGAGCTGACCGGGGAGACCGCCGTGCACCGGCACCTGCTCTCCCTCGTCGCCGCCCGGCGGGCCCTGCCCGCCTGA
- a CDS encoding universal stress protein, with translation MAEQIVVGYDGSENSDRALDWAIQEAQSLGSELRVVVSMGRPVAVDPSLYGPFLEAIEAEADQVAGTAVARAREAGVPAVGVVERGDAAGVLVQESEHAAALVLGRRGRRGVRGRLGSVSAAASAHARCPVIVLPERWDPRADRGAGGPFRGRVLVGVDRLGRDNPAVVAAARYAQRHGTGLTLVTVVPEAASVPTGSADLDRAVREQLTEPAQALVDQVAAGVREDHPGLDVETYVFSGTPADQLVQAGRTADLVVVGSRGYGGFRGLLMGSVSQAVLNEGGSPVMVVPTRRKG, from the coding sequence ATGGCAGAGCAGATCGTCGTCGGCTACGACGGCTCCGAGAACAGCGACCGCGCCCTCGACTGGGCGATCCAGGAGGCGCAGTCCCTCGGGTCCGAGCTGAGGGTGGTGGTCTCCATGGGCCGGCCCGTGGCCGTGGACCCCAGCCTGTACGGGCCGTTCCTGGAGGCGATCGAGGCGGAGGCCGACCAGGTCGCCGGCACCGCCGTCGCGAGGGCCCGGGAGGCCGGTGTTCCGGCCGTCGGCGTCGTCGAGCGCGGTGACGCGGCGGGCGTGCTGGTGCAGGAGTCCGAGCACGCCGCGGCGCTGGTGCTCGGCCGCCGCGGCCGCCGCGGGGTGCGCGGCCGCCTGGGCTCGGTCTCGGCCGCGGCCTCGGCGCACGCCCGGTGCCCGGTGATCGTGCTCCCGGAGCGCTGGGACCCGCGGGCCGACCGCGGCGCCGGGGGGCCGTTCAGGGGCCGGGTGCTCGTCGGCGTGGACCGGCTGGGGCGGGACAACCCGGCGGTCGTCGCGGCCGCGCGGTACGCCCAGCGGCACGGCACGGGCCTGACCCTGGTCACGGTGGTGCCGGAGGCCGCGAGCGTGCCCACGGGTTCCGCGGACCTGGACCGGGCGGTGCGCGAGCAGCTCACCGAGCCCGCCCAGGCCCTGGTGGACCAGGTCGCCGCGGGCGTGCGGGAGGACCACCCGGGACTGGACGTCGAGACGTACGTGTTCTCGGGCACGCCCGCGGACCAGCTGGTGCAGGCGGGGCGGACGGCGGACCTCGTGGTGGTCGGCAGCCGCGGCTACGGCGGGTTCCGGGGCCTGCTCATGGGCTCCGTCTCCCAGGCCGTGCTCAACGAGGGCGGCAGCCCGGTGATGGTGGTCCCCACCCGTCGGAAGGGCTGA
- a CDS encoding RNA-binding S4 domain-containing protein, which translates to MTAAPASVRVDAWLWAVRVFKTRSAATAACRAGHVKIDGTSVKAAQPVRPGQRVTVRRPGHEQVLEVVQLLTKRVGAPVAAAAYVDHSPPPPPALHAAVPRRDRGAGRPTKKDRREMDRLRGL; encoded by the coding sequence GTGACGGCCGCGCCGGCGAGCGTGCGCGTGGACGCGTGGCTGTGGGCGGTGCGCGTGTTCAAGACCCGGTCCGCCGCCACGGCGGCGTGCCGGGCCGGCCACGTCAAGATCGACGGCACCTCGGTCAAGGCGGCCCAGCCCGTGCGGCCCGGCCAGCGGGTGACCGTGCGGCGTCCCGGCCACGAGCAGGTCCTTGAGGTCGTGCAGCTGCTGACCAAGCGCGTCGGCGCCCCCGTGGCCGCGGCCGCCTACGTGGACCACAGCCCGCCCCCGCCCCCGGCCCTGCACGCGGCCGTGCCGCGCCGGGACCGGGGCGCCGGACGTCCCACCAAGAAGGACCGCCGCGAGATGGACCGCCTCCGGGGCCTGTGA
- a CDS encoding ABC transporter substrate-binding protein — protein MKSRFHGAATLSVLAVSALALSACSDTGGGEEAGGDATGGEISLINEGTLTVCSDIPYRPFEYTENGETVGFDIDLVNNIAEDMGVETEFIRTAFEGIQSGVALDSDQCDLAASGMTITEERESVMDFSEPYLDDNLALLVAPDADIDSLADVTGKRVGVQQATTGETQAQENNAEVVQYEDSALMIQGLNTGDVEAVIGNISVMGPAITDNPDLRLVEEIETGEQLGLAVKTGNTALLEQVNQSLATMEEDGTLEELEGKWLGTGEAAGSASPEPTAS, from the coding sequence ATGAAGAGCAGGTTCCACGGGGCAGCGACCCTGTCCGTGCTGGCCGTCTCCGCGCTGGCGCTGAGCGCGTGCTCGGACACGGGCGGCGGCGAGGAGGCCGGCGGCGACGCGACCGGCGGGGAGATCAGCCTGATCAACGAGGGCACCCTCACGGTGTGCTCGGACATCCCCTACCGCCCCTTCGAGTACACGGAGAACGGGGAGACCGTCGGCTTCGACATCGACCTGGTGAACAACATCGCCGAGGACATGGGGGTGGAGACGGAGTTCATCCGCACCGCCTTCGAGGGCATCCAGTCGGGTGTGGCCCTGGACTCGGACCAGTGCGACCTCGCCGCCTCCGGGATGACCATCACCGAGGAGCGCGAGTCCGTCATGGACTTCTCCGAGCCCTACCTCGACGACAACCTCGCCCTGCTGGTGGCCCCGGACGCCGACATCGACTCCCTGGCCGACGTCACGGGCAAGCGCGTGGGCGTGCAGCAGGCCACCACCGGCGAGACCCAGGCCCAGGAGAACAACGCCGAGGTCGTGCAGTACGAGGACTCCGCCCTGATGATCCAGGGCCTCAACACCGGCGACGTCGAGGCCGTGATCGGCAACATCTCCGTGATGGGCCCGGCCATCACCGACAACCCGGACCTGCGCCTGGTCGAGGAGATCGAGACCGGCGAGCAGCTGGGCCTGGCTGTGAAGACCGGCAACACCGCCCTGCTCGAGCAGGTCAACCAGTCGCTGGCCACCATGGAGGAGGACGGCACCCTCGAGGAGCTCGAGGGCAAGTGGCTGGGCACCGGGGAGGCCGCCGGCTCGGCGAGCCCGGAGCCGACCGCGAGCTGA
- a CDS encoding M13 family metallopeptidase yields the protein MTTASGLDLQHLHPGVRPQDDLHRHVNGGWIDAHELPEDRAADGASALLTELNARRVHEIVRAAPAGSRMAVLHRSFLDEDAVERRGRAALDPDLELLGAARGKEQLAGASAALQRTGVDGLLSFFVENDSGDSSRYSFFLCQDGLSLPTRSYYTDAVHGPLRAAFTDHVAAMLELAGLPARWGVTGEEAAGTVLAMETQLAAAHWDTVAARDVAQMHNPVDVPGLVALAPGFPWAAWLAGIAPQRGTGAFDRIIVRQPSFTTRLGELWAEWSEQQIRIWQSWRIVSRRAPFLPRSFVAENFRFYSTALSGITRPRERWKRAEFLVTRILGDDVARAYVDRWFPPAHRARVEQLVEHLLAAYRERIGRLEWMSEATRARALEKLSTFTVKVGSPGTWRDYSGLDLDPEDLLGNVRAGLALEHDRAVRKVGAPVDRGEWLLYPHWVNAYFHPVLNEVVFPAGILQPPYFDADADDAVCYGAIGSVIGHEIGHGFDDQGARYDAHGHLVDWWTDEDRGEFARRTAALVAQYDGFTPRGLSAEHHVDGAFTVGENIGDLGGLEIALVAYRMALAERGLDLATAPVLDGLTGAERFFYAYAGLWRSTAREQELINRLAGDPHAPDEFRCNGVVRNMDAFHETFRTRPGDGLWLPPEARVTIW from the coding sequence GTGACGACCGCCTCCGGCCTGGACCTGCAGCACCTCCACCCCGGCGTCCGCCCGCAGGACGACCTGCACCGGCACGTCAACGGCGGCTGGATCGACGCCCACGAGCTGCCCGAGGACCGCGCCGCCGACGGGGCGTCCGCGCTCCTGACGGAGCTCAACGCCCGGCGGGTGCACGAGATCGTCCGGGCGGCCCCGGCCGGGTCGCGGATGGCGGTCCTGCACCGGTCCTTCCTCGACGAGGACGCCGTCGAGCGCCGCGGCCGGGCCGCCCTGGACCCCGACCTCGAGCTGCTCGGCGCCGCGCGCGGCAAGGAGCAGCTCGCCGGGGCCTCCGCGGCCCTGCAGCGCACCGGGGTGGACGGCCTGCTGTCCTTCTTCGTGGAGAACGACTCCGGGGACTCCTCCCGGTACTCCTTCTTCCTGTGCCAGGACGGGCTGTCCCTGCCCACGCGGTCCTACTACACCGACGCCGTGCACGGGCCGCTGCGCGCGGCGTTCACCGACCACGTCGCGGCGATGCTCGAGCTCGCGGGCCTGCCGGCGCGGTGGGGCGTGACCGGTGAGGAGGCCGCCGGCACGGTGCTGGCCATGGAGACCCAGCTGGCCGCCGCGCACTGGGACACCGTCGCGGCGCGGGACGTGGCGCAGATGCACAACCCCGTGGACGTGCCCGGCCTGGTGGCCCTGGCCCCCGGCTTCCCCTGGGCGGCGTGGCTGGCGGGCATCGCCCCGCAGCGGGGCACGGGCGCCTTCGACCGGATCATCGTGCGCCAGCCCTCCTTCACGACCCGGCTCGGCGAGCTCTGGGCGGAGTGGTCGGAGCAGCAGATCCGGATCTGGCAGTCGTGGCGGATCGTGTCCCGGCGCGCCCCGTTCCTGCCCCGGTCCTTCGTGGCGGAGAACTTCCGCTTCTACAGCACCGCCCTGTCCGGGATCACCCGCCCCCGGGAGCGGTGGAAGCGCGCCGAGTTCCTGGTCACCCGGATCCTGGGCGACGACGTGGCCCGGGCCTACGTGGACCGCTGGTTCCCGCCGGCGCACCGGGCCCGGGTGGAGCAGCTCGTGGAGCACCTGCTGGCCGCCTACCGGGAGCGGATCGGCCGGCTGGAGTGGATGTCGGAGGCCACCCGGGCCCGGGCCCTGGAGAAGCTGTCCACGTTCACCGTCAAGGTCGGCTCTCCCGGCACCTGGCGGGACTACTCGGGCCTGGACCTGGACCCCGAGGACCTGCTCGGCAACGTCCGCGCCGGCCTGGCCCTGGAGCACGACCGCGCCGTGCGGAAGGTGGGCGCGCCCGTGGACCGCGGCGAGTGGCTGCTCTACCCGCACTGGGTCAACGCCTACTTCCACCCCGTGCTCAACGAGGTGGTCTTCCCCGCCGGGATCCTGCAGCCGCCGTACTTCGACGCCGACGCCGACGACGCCGTGTGCTACGGCGCGATCGGGTCCGTGATCGGCCACGAGATCGGCCACGGCTTCGACGACCAGGGCGCCCGCTACGACGCCCACGGGCACCTCGTGGACTGGTGGACCGACGAGGACCGCGGCGAGTTCGCCCGGCGCACCGCAGCGCTCGTGGCCCAGTACGACGGCTTCACCCCGCGCGGGCTCTCCGCCGAGCACCACGTGGACGGGGCCTTCACCGTGGGCGAGAACATCGGGGACCTCGGCGGCCTGGAGATCGCCCTGGTGGCCTACCGGATGGCGCTCGCGGAGCGGGGCCTGGACCTGGCCACGGCGCCGGTGCTGGACGGGCTCACGGGGGCCGAGCGGTTCTTCTACGCCTACGCGGGGCTGTGGCGCTCGACCGCCCGGGAGCAGGAGCTGATCAACCGCCTGGCGGGCGATCCGCACGCCCCGGACGAGTTCCGCTGCAACGGCGTGGTCCGCAACATGGACGCCTTCCACGAGACCTTCCGCACCCGCCCGGGCGACGGCCTGTGGCTCCCCCCGGAGGCCCGCGTCACCATCTGGTGA
- the pdxS gene encoding pyridoxal 5'-phosphate synthase lyase subunit PdxS, producing the protein MTDLQTTPAQNSARTTSPADATPLTGSPLVKRGLADMLKGGVIMDVVTAEQARIAEDAGAVAVMALERVPADIRAQGGVARMSDPDLIEGIQAAVSIPVMAKVRIGHFVEAQVLEHLKVDYIDESEVLSPADYVNHIDKQRFTVPFVCGATNLGEALRRLAEGAAMIRSKGEAGTGDVSEATKHIRTIRGQIAELQALYAVSPDALYVKAKELAAPYDIVLEVARTGKLPVVLFTAGGVATPADAAMMMQLGADGVFVGSGIFKSGNPAARAQAIVKATAYYDDPEKIAEASRGLGEAMVGINVGDLPAPHRLAERGW; encoded by the coding sequence ATGACCGATCTGCAGACCACCCCTGCCCAGAACTCCGCCCGGACCACCTCCCCCGCGGACGCCACCCCGCTCACCGGCTCCCCGCTGGTCAAGCGCGGCCTCGCCGACATGCTCAAGGGCGGCGTCATCATGGACGTCGTCACCGCCGAGCAGGCCCGCATCGCCGAGGACGCCGGCGCCGTGGCCGTCATGGCCCTCGAGCGGGTGCCCGCCGACATCCGCGCCCAGGGCGGCGTGGCCCGCATGTCCGACCCGGACCTGATCGAGGGCATCCAGGCCGCCGTGTCGATCCCCGTGATGGCCAAGGTCCGCATCGGCCACTTCGTGGAGGCCCAGGTCCTGGAGCACCTGAAGGTCGACTACATCGACGAGTCCGAGGTGCTCTCCCCCGCCGACTACGTCAACCACATCGACAAGCAGCGCTTCACCGTCCCGTTCGTGTGCGGTGCCACCAACCTGGGCGAGGCCCTGCGCCGGCTCGCCGAGGGCGCCGCCATGATCCGCTCCAAGGGCGAGGCCGGCACCGGGGACGTCTCCGAGGCCACCAAGCACATCCGCACCATCCGCGGCCAGATCGCGGAGCTGCAGGCCCTCTACGCCGTCTCCCCCGACGCCCTCTACGTGAAGGCCAAAGAGCTCGCCGCCCCGTACGACATCGTCCTCGAGGTCGCCCGCACCGGGAAGCTGCCGGTCGTGCTGTTCACCGCCGGGGGCGTGGCCACTCCCGCGGACGCCGCCATGATGATGCAGCTCGGCGCCGACGGGGTGTTCGTGGGCTCGGGCATCTTCAAGTCCGGCAACCCCGCCGCCCGGGCGCAGGCGATCGTGAAGGCCACCGCCTACTACGACGACCCCGAGAAGATCGCCGAGGCGTCCCGCGGGCTCGGCGAGGCGATGGTCGGGATCAACGTGGGCGACCTCCCCGCCCCGCACCGGCTCGCGGAGCGCGGCTGGTGA
- a CDS encoding MATE family efflux transporter produces MTTTTARPRGLNRQILALAVPAFGALVAEPLFLLADSAIVGHLGTPQLAGVGVAAALLQTVVGLMVFLAYSTTPAVARHLGAGRLPEAVAVGRDGLWVAAGLGVLLSAAGWVLGRPLLERMGARGEVLEHAVAYLHWSLPGLTAMLLVLAATGVLRGLQDTRTPLLIAGIGAAANAVLNLVLVHGAGLGVAGAAIGTSAVQWAMALAYLRIVHRLARRHGVGPATSWARLRAHLAVGSWLMLRTVSLRVAILATVLVVTAQGAQNLAAHQLVMTVFSFLAFALDALAIAAQALLGRDMGARDLAEPAERQAIRGLMRRLVLWGLGFGVVTGLAVALLGTRLGFLLSPDPAVQALFAAALLVVAAGQPLAAYVFVLDGVLIGAGDARYLAVAGVLNLAVYAPLLALVAGSGGSGAGGLVWLWIAYAGGYLGARALTLGLRARGDAWLLRNAR; encoded by the coding sequence GTGACCACCACCACCGCCCGCCCGCGCGGGCTCAACCGGCAGATCCTGGCCCTGGCGGTGCCCGCCTTCGGCGCGCTCGTGGCCGAGCCGCTGTTCCTGCTGGCGGACTCGGCGATCGTCGGGCACCTGGGCACCCCACAGCTGGCCGGGGTGGGAGTGGCCGCCGCCCTGCTCCAGACGGTCGTGGGGCTGATGGTCTTCCTCGCCTACAGCACCACGCCCGCGGTGGCCCGGCACCTCGGCGCCGGCCGGCTCCCCGAGGCCGTGGCGGTGGGCCGGGACGGGCTCTGGGTGGCCGCCGGGCTCGGCGTCCTCCTCTCCGCGGCGGGCTGGGTGCTCGGCCGGCCCCTGCTGGAGCGGATGGGCGCCCGCGGCGAGGTCCTGGAGCACGCGGTCGCCTACCTGCACTGGTCCCTGCCCGGGCTGACCGCCATGCTCCTCGTGCTCGCGGCCACCGGCGTGCTGCGCGGGCTGCAGGACACGAGGACCCCGCTGCTCATCGCGGGGATCGGCGCCGCGGCCAACGCGGTGCTGAACCTCGTGCTGGTGCACGGCGCCGGTCTGGGCGTGGCCGGCGCCGCGATCGGCACGAGTGCCGTGCAGTGGGCCATGGCCCTGGCCTACCTGCGCATCGTGCACCGGCTGGCCCGCCGGCACGGGGTGGGGCCGGCGACCTCGTGGGCCCGGCTGCGCGCCCACCTGGCCGTGGGGTCCTGGCTGATGCTGCGCACGGTGTCCCTGCGGGTGGCCATCCTCGCGACCGTCCTGGTGGTCACGGCCCAGGGCGCCCAGAACCTCGCCGCCCACCAGCTCGTGATGACGGTGTTCAGCTTCCTCGCCTTCGCCCTCGACGCCCTGGCCATCGCCGCGCAGGCGCTGCTGGGCCGGGACATGGGCGCCCGGGACCTGGCAGAGCCGGCCGAGCGGCAGGCGATCCGCGGCCTGATGCGCCGGCTGGTGCTGTGGGGCCTCGGGTTCGGGGTGGTGACCGGCCTGGCCGTGGCCCTGCTCGGGACGCGCCTGGGCTTCCTGCTCAGCCCGGACCCGGCCGTGCAGGCCCTGTTCGCGGCGGCCCTGCTCGTGGTCGCGGCGGGCCAGCCGCTGGCCGCCTACGTCTTCGTCCTCGACGGGGTGCTCATCGGGGCCGGGGACGCCCGCTACCTCGCCGTGGCCGGGGTGCTCAACCTCGCCGTCTACGCCCCGCTGCTGGCCCTCGTGGCCGGCTCCGGCGGCTCGGGCGCCGGCGGGCTCGTGTGGCTGTGGATCGCCTACGCGGGCGGCTACCTGGGGGCCCGGGCGCTGACCCTCGGACTGCGCGCCCGCGGCGACGCCTGGCTGCTCCGGAACGCGCGGTAA
- a CDS encoding universal stress protein — protein sequence MDNDSRTQNQPAAGHDVVLVGIDGSDQARHALDRAVEEARAHNLSVRLVGAYPVIGVGDPGLEQRFTEAVTKENAEHLAEARRVVEAAGLPVETVEAAGDAAKAVVEQSGRAALVVMGKRGRGGALRGRLGSVSAAVAAHAKCPVVVVPEPAEKRHSERSRGGTDYALEDQGPVKAEEVDFSGRVVVGLDALGSRNPALWQAVQYAEEHGKPLALVSVNGALSGTPSWFQDEFNQARYFREAERKLEEISQEIASEHPGLTVEHHIFVGRPGRILMNATHSADLVVVGSRGIGGFRGLLLGSVSQAVLENAAGPVMIVPAHPA from the coding sequence ATGGACAACGACTCCCGCACGCAGAACCAGCCCGCTGCCGGACACGACGTCGTGCTCGTCGGGATCGACGGGTCGGACCAGGCCCGGCACGCCCTCGACCGGGCGGTCGAGGAGGCCCGGGCGCACAACCTGTCGGTCCGCCTGGTCGGCGCCTATCCGGTCATCGGGGTGGGCGACCCCGGGCTCGAGCAGCGCTTCACCGAGGCGGTGACCAAGGAGAACGCGGAGCACCTCGCCGAGGCCCGGCGGGTCGTGGAGGCCGCGGGGCTGCCCGTGGAGACCGTCGAGGCCGCCGGGGACGCCGCCAAGGCCGTCGTCGAGCAGTCCGGCAGGGCCGCGCTCGTCGTCATGGGCAAGCGCGGCCGCGGCGGGGCCCTGCGCGGCCGGCTCGGCTCGGTGTCCGCGGCGGTCGCCGCCCACGCCAAGTGCCCGGTCGTGGTCGTCCCGGAGCCGGCCGAGAAGCGGCACAGCGAGCGCAGCCGCGGCGGCACCGACTACGCGCTCGAGGACCAGGGGCCGGTCAAGGCCGAGGAGGTCGACTTCTCGGGTCGGGTGGTCGTCGGTCTGGACGCCCTCGGCTCGCGCAACCCGGCGCTGTGGCAGGCCGTGCAGTACGCCGAGGAGCACGGCAAGCCCCTGGCGCTCGTCTCCGTCAACGGGGCCCTGTCCGGCACGCCCTCCTGGTTCCAGGACGAGTTCAACCAGGCCCGGTACTTCCGCGAGGCCGAGCGCAAGCTCGAGGAGATCTCGCAGGAGATCGCGTCCGAGCACCCCGGCCTGACCGTGGAGCACCACATCTTCGTCGGCCGCCCGGGGCGCATCCTGATGAACGCCACGCACTCCGCGGACCTGGTCGTGGTCGGCTCCCGCGGCATCGGCGGGTTCCGCGGGCTGCTGCTCGGCTCGGTCTCCCAGGCCGTGCTGGAGAACGCCGCCGGACCGGTCATGATCGTGCCCGCCCACCCCGCCTGA
- the pdxR gene encoding MocR-like pyridoxine biosynthesis transcription factor PdxR: MRHPHDVDLPVRVDRADPAPLPAQLVQQLRELVVSGALRPGDPLPSTRGLAARLGISRGSVVTAYDQLHGEGYLHATNGATIVHPDLARSRVERAGPRPDDRSGARPSAPPQRRTRDRPMIDLTPGRPDTARLATPGWRAAWRDAAAAAAGAAAPPAQGAEPLREQIAEHLRLMRGVVRDPQDLFVTAGARDGLQLLLAALGGLAGRPLRVAVEDPGYPSLRRVPERLGHRVLPVPIDDHGLDPARLPSGAWSGAWSGDWEIDRAPDAVVVTPSHQYPLGASMPAARRLELLDWARAHDALIVEDDYDSELRYVGEPLPALSALDHGPGAVARPPAPGRRLGGGGHVATLGSFTKVLAPGLGVGYLVAPPALREELLRLRTDLGNPASAVAQDAMARFLAGGGLRRHTARMRREYRRRRDLLGAALAGVRGVRAVPMDGGLHAVLEFTGEVAFDERDVVARAAAAGVRVAALGSYWAEGARGGRRGVVVGFGATGAAPEGEALPDALGVLARVLSAPGRASGAAR, from the coding sequence GTGCGCCACCCCCACGACGTCGACCTGCCGGTGCGCGTCGACCGCGCCGACCCCGCCCCGCTGCCCGCCCAGCTCGTCCAGCAGCTGCGGGAGCTGGTGGTCTCCGGCGCGCTGCGCCCCGGGGACCCGCTGCCCTCCACGCGCGGGCTCGCCGCCCGGCTCGGCATCTCGCGAGGGTCCGTGGTGACCGCCTACGACCAGCTGCACGGCGAGGGCTATCTGCACGCGACCAACGGGGCCACGATCGTCCATCCCGACCTCGCCCGCTCCCGCGTCGAGCGGGCGGGGCCCCGGCCGGACGACCGGTCCGGGGCCCGGCCGTCGGCCCCGCCGCAGCGTCGGACCCGGGACCGGCCCATGATCGATCTCACCCCCGGGCGCCCCGACACCGCGCGGCTGGCCACCCCCGGCTGGCGGGCCGCGTGGCGGGACGCCGCGGCCGCGGCGGCGGGGGCGGCCGCGCCCCCGGCCCAGGGCGCGGAGCCGCTGCGCGAGCAGATCGCCGAGCACCTGCGGCTGATGCGCGGCGTGGTCCGGGACCCGCAGGACCTCTTCGTCACGGCCGGGGCGCGGGACGGGCTGCAGCTGCTGCTGGCCGCCCTGGGCGGCCTCGCCGGCCGTCCGCTGCGCGTGGCCGTGGAGGACCCCGGCTACCCCTCCCTGCGCCGGGTGCCGGAACGGCTCGGCCACCGGGTGCTGCCCGTGCCGATCGACGACCACGGCCTCGACCCCGCCCGGCTGCCGTCCGGCGCGTGGTCGGGCGCGTGGTCGGGGGACTGGGAGATCGACCGGGCCCCCGACGCCGTGGTGGTGACCCCCAGCCACCAGTACCCGCTCGGGGCCTCGATGCCCGCGGCCCGCCGCCTCGAGCTGCTCGACTGGGCCCGCGCCCACGACGCCCTGATCGTGGAGGACGACTACGACTCGGAGCTGCGCTACGTCGGCGAGCCCCTCCCGGCGCTGTCCGCCCTCGACCACGGTCCCGGCGCCGTCGCGCGCCCGCCCGCCCCGGGCCGGCGGCTCGGCGGCGGCGGGCACGTGGCCACGCTGGGCTCCTTCACCAAGGTCCTCGCCCCCGGACTGGGGGTCGGCTACCTGGTCGCCCCGCCGGCCCTGCGGGAGGAGCTGCTGCGGCTGCGCACCGACCTCGGCAACCCCGCCTCGGCGGTGGCCCAGGACGCGATGGCCCGCTTCCTCGCCGGCGGCGGGCTGCGCCGGCACACCGCCCGGATGCGGCGGGAGTACCGGCGCCGGCGGGACCTGCTCGGCGCCGCGCTCGCCGGGGTCCGCGGGGTGCGGGCCGTGCCCATGGACGGCGGGCTGCACGCGGTCCTGGAGTTCACCGGGGAGGTGGCCTTCGACGAGCGGGACGTCGTGGCCCGCGCCGCGGCGGCGGGCGTGCGGGTCGCCGCGCTGGGCTCCTACTGGGCGGAGGGCGCGCGTGGTGGGCGCCGCGGCGTCGTCGTGGGCTTCGGCGCCACCGGCGCCGCCCCGGAGGGAGAGGCCCTGCCGGACGCCCTGGGGGTGCTGGCCCGGGTGCTCTCGGCGCCCGGACGGGCCTCCGGGGCCGCTCGCTAG